A window of Pseudomonas alcaliphila JAB1 genomic DNA:
AGCCTGAAAAAATCAGCAGGCCGATATCCCTTTCTGCAGCCGGGGCGAGCCCGGTTGTCCTTCAGCGGTGCCTCGGGCTCTCGTCTCAGAGTTCCTTGACGGTCTGCACCTGATCCTTGTTGATCGTGGCGCGCTTGCCGTCGAGTTGCTCGAATTCGTAGAAGCCGGATTCTTCATCGAACTTGGGTTTGTCTACCGTCTGTATTTCACGCCCGTCATTCAGGGTGATCACCGACGGCGTGGAGCAGCCGGCCAGCACAGTGAAGCCGATTGCCATCAGCAGGGCGGGGATTATCCGTTTGGTCATGGTCTGTCTCCTTGGGAGCTAAAGAGGTGCTATACCCTCGCTCAGACGTGAAACTGCCGTATGAGTTCCGCGCAGGGCTTCTCGCTTCAGCAAGACGATATGCCGTTCGCGAGCGTTTCCGGTGTGTTCAGGTTGGCCAGGCGGGCATCTTCCAGCGTGCAGTCGACGGCGATGGGGGCCAGGTTGCCGAACCAGCGCTGCGGGCTGCGTTCACCGGATTGCCAGGCGTGTTCCAGATCGTCTTTGAGCCCCGTAGGCAACAGGCAGAACAGTGGCTGCCAGTAGTTGCCCTGGCGGATCACCACCGGCCGGCTCCCAGCGTGGGCAAGCAGTGACTCGATCAGTGCACGGTCCACCAGGGGGGCGTCACAGGGCAGCACCAGCATTTGCTCGTGGCGTGCCGCAGCCATGCCGGCGCGGATACCCGCCAGCGGCCCCTGAAAGTT
This region includes:
- a CDS encoding YgdI/YgdR family lipoprotein — translated: MTKRIIPALLMAIGFTVLAGCSTPSVITLNDGREIQTVDKPKFDEESGFYEFEQLDGKRATINKDQVQTVKEL
- the mobA gene encoding molybdenum cofactor guanylyltransferase MobA, which encodes MPASNARPTCSVLLLSGGRGLRMGGRDKGLLEWRGRPLIAWLHDLTRPLSDDLIISCNRNTEHYARYADQLVADQDQNFQGPLAGIRAGMAAARHEQMLVLPCDAPLVDRALIESLLAHAGSRPVVIRQGNYWQPLFCLLPTGLKDDLEHAWQSGERSPQRWFGNLAPIAVDCTLEDARLANLNTPETLANGISSC